In Ignavibacteriota bacterium, a genomic segment contains:
- a CDS encoding OmpA family protein — MKRAIFIVIVLIGHCASAQTLLEYNGRPRYPGGLLSLKAGTGYTKYLGEFTDGLVGSHYVLGAEYSILPEISLGIGADAGSVQYDRRWRRMLGNVYEYQFGQENYVRRSTWYSTFTLEARLHFFPRQVVDGYFLVGGGVTFFNPDDYAQERVVARPLSDYLGSMTIPVGLGADLFLTRSLSLNAEWRLNFMFSDDFDAFNTNLIRSQAMDQNSEQLSVTDESSDSYSVLTFGIKYFLFEDGDMDGDLIPNTEEESIGSNPYDADTDGDGLSDYEEVRVHRSNPLLKDSDRDGLNDYVEAVKYRTSPLEADTDSDGLSDVEEIQTHKSDALAKDTDGDGLTDAEELFARTNMREIDTDRDNLNDFSELRKHATDPLVPDSDGDGLTDYDEVVTYHTAALNPDSDGDGLTDYDEVATARTNPLLTDSDGDGLGDGEEARVTATSPISRDTDGDGYADNVDRCPLLAETFNGSDDADGCPDGASGGGFAEAPRVPAQTVRQSGMMLRIDTLVIREGGLLTLFGVNFEPDRDVIRPESFPILEENARLFEAYPDLTVEIRGHTDSDGSEEHNADLSLRRAKAVQRVMQEHGVRAERLTVSGLGESRPVASNTTAFGKARNRRIEFYIVKRGESKEVDTRLLTGEPRLFEEAPDIPKEE; from the coding sequence ATGAAAAGGGCCATCTTTATCGTCATTGTGCTGATCGGGCATTGTGCTTCGGCACAAACACTCCTGGAATACAATGGTCGACCACGCTATCCGGGCGGCTTGTTGTCGCTCAAAGCAGGCACGGGGTACACCAAGTACCTCGGAGAATTCACGGACGGACTCGTGGGCAGTCACTACGTTCTTGGAGCCGAATACTCGATACTCCCGGAGATTTCACTGGGAATAGGCGCTGACGCCGGTAGTGTGCAGTATGACCGACGATGGAGGCGCATGCTCGGGAACGTGTACGAGTATCAGTTTGGCCAGGAGAACTACGTGCGGCGCAGCACCTGGTACTCCACCTTCACTCTCGAGGCACGGCTTCACTTCTTCCCCCGCCAGGTGGTCGACGGGTATTTTCTGGTGGGTGGGGGTGTCACATTCTTTAATCCCGACGATTATGCACAGGAGCGGGTCGTGGCGCGGCCGCTGTCGGATTATCTCGGATCGATGACAATACCCGTGGGGCTGGGAGCGGACCTGTTCCTGACGCGATCACTCTCGCTCAACGCAGAATGGCGATTGAACTTTATGTTCAGCGACGATTTCGACGCCTTCAACACGAACCTCATCCGATCGCAGGCCATGGATCAGAACTCGGAGCAGCTCTCGGTCACCGATGAATCGAGCGACAGTTATTCCGTCCTGACTTTCGGCATCAAGTACTTCCTCTTTGAAGACGGGGACATGGATGGCGACCTCATCCCGAACACGGAGGAGGAATCCATAGGCAGCAATCCGTACGACGCGGATACCGACGGGGACGGGCTCTCGGATTACGAGGAAGTACGCGTGCACCGGAGCAATCCACTGCTCAAGGACAGCGACCGCGACGGCCTGAACGATTATGTCGAGGCGGTGAAATACCGCACCTCGCCCCTCGAAGCAGACACCGACAGCGACGGCCTGTCGGATGTGGAGGAAATTCAGACGCACAAGTCCGATGCTCTCGCCAAAGACACCGACGGCGACGGACTCACCGACGCCGAGGAGTTGTTCGCGCGCACCAACATGCGGGAGATCGATACGGATCGCGACAACCTGAACGATTTTTCGGAACTCCGAAAACACGCCACCGATCCGTTGGTGCCCGATTCGGACGGGGATGGCCTTACCGATTACGACGAAGTGGTGACCTATCACACGGCCGCCCTGAATCCCGACAGTGATGGTGACGGTCTCACCGACTACGACGAGGTTGCCACTGCGCGCACGAATCCGCTGTTGACCGACAGCGACGGCGACGGACTCGGCGACGGCGAGGAAGCACGTGTCACCGCCACCAGCCCCATCAGCCGCGACACCGACGGCGACGGGTATGCCGACAATGTCGACCGCTGTCCGCTTCTGGCGGAAACCTTCAACGGCAGTGACGACGCCGACGGATGCCCCGACGGCGCGAGTGGCGGCGGCTTTGCCGAAGCACCGCGTGTGCCGGCGCAGACTGTGCGTCAATCCGGCATGATGCTGCGCATCGACACACTCGTGATACGCGAGGGCGGACTCCTCACACTTTTCGGCGTGAATTTTGAGCCGGACCGCGACGTGATCAGGCCCGAGTCCTTCCCCATTCTCGAGGAAAACGCGCGGCTCTTCGAGGCCTATCCCGATTTGACCGTCGAAATCCGCGGCCACACCGATTCCGATGGAAGCGAAGAACATAACGCCGATCTCTCGCTCCGCCGCGCGAAGGCCGTTCAGCGTGTCATGCAGGAACATGGCGTGCGGGCCGAGCGATTGACCGTGTCGGGATTGGGCGAGAGCCGCCCGGTGGCGTCGAATACCACGGCCTTCGGGAAGGCGCGCAACAGGCGCATCGAATTCTACATCGTCAAACGCGGAGAGTCGAAGGAGGTCGATACACGCCTGCTCACCGGCGAGCCGCGCCTGTTCGAGGAGGCGCCCGATATACCAAAGGAGGAATAG